The following proteins come from a genomic window of Purpureocillium takamizusanense chromosome 13, complete sequence:
- a CDS encoding uncharacterized protein (EggNog:ENOG503P5QT~COG:S) — protein MPPEPALSLTIPSLHDGTPLDCRVYHPASLAAGNPRAAPWKRHAALLAHPYAPLGGSYDDGMVETLAGRLLREGYLVTTFNFRGAGNSAGRTSWTAKPERDDYASVVGFLVHYVHYLDPFRSSHHAGITSREGDDDDKPRITVVGEADEVRQHGHGGTSSARAPPVLLMGGYSYGAMITTQLLPLSALMAPFKRPHAESPAAHIRLRAEHLAGQQNDILGGVRAAARAAALARLRHQQQQQLSPTSPSRRRGGVRIGGDEGPGSPRRSHDSSGGGRRSFSLDDAEERLKRGVGELLAKTRRHGHKGARPGSAGETPRDKHTNLKAEAADPEPQAEATLPLVEGLVVPRASYVLVSPLQGLVTHLATMNLLPSSLTTRHHHGHWGHGRGAAGEGNDDGPAAAAPGQGRDLAEGKLMACPTLAVYGDKDVFVPVSRLRSWVARLTGGDGRKGDEGGGSASSLFRAHEVRDAGHFWAEEGALPEMEEVVGEFAGRLLRGLAEGEEGA, from the exons atgccgcccgagCCGGCCCTCAGTCTCACCATCCCGAGCCTGCACGACGGCACGCCGCTCGACTGCCGCGTCTACCACCCGGCGTCGCTCGCCGCGGGGAAcccacgcgccgcgccctggAAGCGGCACGCCGCCCTACTCGCGCATCCCTACGCGCCTCTGGGCGGCAgctacgacgacggcatggtAGAGACGCTGGCGgggaggctgctgcgggaggGGTACCTCGTGACGACGTTTAACTTTCG AGGTGCTGGGAATTCGGCGGGCAGGACGTCGTGGACGGCCAAGCCCGAGCGTGACGACTACGCCAGCGTCGTGGGCTTCCTGGTACACTACGTTCACTATCTCGATCCGTTCCGGTCCAGCCACCACGCGGGGATCACCAGCAGAGAAGgggatgatgacgacaagCCGCGCATCACGGTCGTGGGCGAAGCGGATGAGGTCCGCCAACACGGGCATGGCGGGACaagcagcgcgcgcgcacctcCTGTGCTGCTCATGGGAGGATATTCGTACGGCGCCATGATCACCACACAGCTGCTGCCCTTGTCCGCCCTGATGGCACCCTTTAAACGCCCGCACGCCgagtcgcccgccgcgcacaTTCGTCTCCGGGCAGAGCATCTCGCCGGGCAGCAGAACGACATCCTAGGCGGtgtgcgcgcggcggcgcgcgcggcggcgctagCCCGACTGcgccatcagcagcagcagcagctcagtCCGACAAGTCCTTCCAGGCGTCGCGGAGGGGTGCGCATCGGCGGGGACGAAGGCCCTGGGAGCCCGCGACGGAGccacgacagcagcggcggcgggcggaggagCTTCTCACTCGACGATGCGGAGGAGAGGCTCAAGCGTGGAGTGGGTGAGCTACTGGCCAAGACAAGGAGACATGGGCACAAGGGAGCACGACCGGGGAGCGCGGGGGAGACGCCGCGGGACAAGCACACAAACCTGAAAGCGGAAGCTGCAGATCCAGAACCGCAGGCAGAGGCAACGCTGCCACTGGTGGAAGGCCTGGTGGTCCCTCGAGCGTCGTACGTGCTCGTCTCGCCGCTCCAGGGACTGGTGACGCACCTCGCGACAATGAACCTGCTACCCTCGTCGCTGACGACacgacaccaccacggccattGGGGGCACGGTCGAGGTGCTGCGGGCGAGGGAAACGACGatggccccgccgccgccgcccccggacAAGGGCGGGACTTGGCGGAGGGTAAGCTCATGGCCTGCCCAACACTGGCTGTATACGGGGACAAGGACGTGTTCGTCCCCGTGAGCAGGCTGCGGTCGTGGGTCGCGCGCTTGAcgggtggtgatgggcggaaaggcgacgagggaggcGGGAGCGCCTCTTCGTTGTTCAGGGCGCACGAGGTGCGCGACGCGGGACATTTctgggcggaggagggggcgctgccggagatggaggaggtggtTGGGGAGTTTGCGGGGAGGCTGCTGAGGGGGCTTGCGGAGGGTGAGGAGGGCGCATGA